The proteins below come from a single Cryptococcus gattii WM276 chromosome D, complete sequence genomic window:
- a CDS encoding Hypothetical Protein (Similar to TIGR gene model, INSD accession AAW42776.1), giving the protein MDENQFHLQDHEHTPNHDDTAEALIASLKAVINDPNSHNQQPSDVHDHETDPESSQQPQHHEQAQNTLSAFTAEHHINPVHVGLRKSLAQLTHLTNAHQGLLDELNGAGAIQNLAQNLKALKEGNKRQIDVLKELTAQIKASELGVDLSVPFSEQLDPELSPVVLRSDYDALKAQYDALLVSGSSSSVATGKRPAAPRRSRAPKSVATVTTIEPETLRAVEEDKRGSHSGTPTGGVEGRKKRSIRLEHLVHKMANRRLGVEYTVSNFESKGSRDLPDPATHPLTAEESPNGVDEFRPHFGADINASTVKPFIDIVIEDVWEAWQSGQGDEDVEADRQKVFDAVKIYWTRLSSLLMRRTAHFDWSPLNACRLRALYRTLLTIDFAAQTQDHPDSKRAYTPEEWYAYRRLACGPRSGEAHEVIDQFWLSPAVRTLLLILDEFAQDQQARAKKKGKPKQPNPIFHLPPHLWDRSTLPTLRPKDNDGLPLSGSPGIILFKFHVDEQVQRENPDWAKGLYDNPPIPPEDEALPKLSDLLNQPAYAGLRQIVREAKDRANPKVLTNEQVEQINSGVDLSLLEGLNVPPAGLEGEGEYMTFAALTQLASNSEVNSSRPSGLAEQLVVHDDAPSTPNHSHVHSVFPSSSITAATPLTAHIPGVGPGPIPLPYAGTDASSAARSGTSMRARKLGKRAASEFPGGAATPVPKRQRVVGALGNEIEGEGDGEVEEVLVGDAAFLEGI; this is encoded by the exons ATGGACGAGAACCAGTTCCATCTTCAGGACCACGAACACACCCCAAACCATGACGACACCGCGGAGGCGCTCATCGCAAGCCTCAAGGCAGTCATCAACGACCCAAACTCCCACAATCAGCAGCCTTCAGATGTCCACGATCACGAAACCGATCCAGAGTCAAGCCAGCAGCCACAACATCATGAACAGGCCCAGAACACCCTCAGCGCTTTTACCGCTGAACATCACATCAACCCCGTGCATGTTGGGCTGAGAAAGAGTCTAGCCCAACTGACTCATCTGACGAATGCTCATCAGGGCTTGCTGGATGAGCTCAATGGCGCGGGAGCTATCCAAAACCTTGCGCAGAATCTTAAAGCTCTCAAGGAAGGTAACAAGAGGCAGATCGATGTGTTGAAAGAGTTGACTGCCCAAATCAAGGCGAGTGAATTGGGTGTCGACTTGTCTGTCCCTT TTTCCGAGCAACTCGATCCTGAACTATCCCCCGTGGTTTTACGGTCTGACTACGACGCTCTCAAAGCTCAATACGATGCCTTGTTGGTATCTGGATCCTCGTCTTCTGTTGCCACAGGTAAACGACCGGCTGCTCCTCGCAGATCGCGAGCTCCCAAATCGGTTGCCACAGTCACCACTATTGAACCTGAGACACTTCGTGCAGTCGAAGAAGACAAACGTGGATCCCATAGTGGCACCCCCACAGGAGGTGTTGAAGGGCGAAAGAAAAGATCCATTAGGCTTGAA CATCTTGTGCACAAAATGGCGAATCGTCGCCTTGGAGTTGAATATACTGTCTCTAATTTTGAGTCAAAAGGGTCTAGAGACCTTCCTGATCCAGCAACTCATCCGCTTACCGCGGAAGAAAGCCCTAACGGTGTGGACGAGTTCAGACCTCATTTCGGAGCTGACATCAACGCTTCGACTGTCAAACCATTTATAGATATAGTCATTGAGGATGTATGGGAAGCATGGCAATCCGGACAGGGGGATGAGGACGTCGAAGCCGACAGGCAGAAGGTTTTTGACGCCGTAAAGATCTACTGGACTCGGCTTTCT TCCTTGCTCATGCGTCGCACAGCTCATTTCGATTGGTCTCCTCTTAATGCCTGTCGTCTCCGAGCTCTTTATCGCACTCTCTTGACCATCGATTTTGCCGCTCAAACGCAAGATCACCCGGATTCTAAGCGTGCTTACACTCCCGAGGAATGGTACGCCTATCGCCGTCTCGCATGTGGCCCTCGCTCTGGCGAAGCGCATGAAGTCATCGATCAATTCTGGCTCTCTCCTGCAGTGCGAACTCTCCTTCTTATTCTCGACGAGTTTGCTCAGGACCAGCAGGCTCGtgccaagaagaagggtaaACCAAAGCAGCCAAATCCCATTTTCCATCTACCCCCACACTTATGGGACCGATCGACCCTTCCAACTCTCCGGCCCAAAGACAATGATGGTTTACCTCTCTCAGGCAGTCCGGGTATCATTCTCTTCAAATTCCATGTGGATGAACAAGTGCAACGCGAAAATCCCGATTGGGCCAAAGGGCTTTATGATAACCCTCCTATTCCTCCCGAAGATGAAGCTCTTCCTAAACTTTCAGACCTCTTGAACCAACCTGCATACGCTGGCTTACGCCAGATTGTGCGAGAGGCGAAAGATCGAGCAAACCCCAAGGTGCTTACCAACGAGCAAGTAGAGCAAATCAACTCTGGTGTTGATTTATCTTTACTCGAGGGTTTGAACGTTCCTCCTGCCGGGCTTGAGGGCGAGGGAGAATACATGACATTTGCAGCACTCACGCAGCTTGCTTCAAATAGTGAAGTCAACTCATCTCGGCCGTCAGGCCTAGCAGAGCAACTTGTCGTGCACGATGACGCCCCCAGTACGCCCAATCATAGTCACGTACACTCTGTCTTCCCGTCCTCTTCGATCACAGCAGCTACCCCGCTTACGGCTCACATTCCAGGGGTTGGCCCCGGTCCCATCCCCCTCCCGTACGCTGGTACTGATGCTTCTTCGGCGGCCAGGTCTGGCACTTCAATGCGCGCGCGCAAATTGGGCAAGAGAGCGGCGAGCGAGTTTCCAGGCGGAGCTGCGACACCCGTGCCAAAGAGACAGAGGGTTGTAGGTGCGTTAGGGAATGAGATtgagggagaaggggaTGGGGAGGTCGAAGAAGTTTTGGTGGGTGATGCAGCTTTTTTGGAAGGAATTTAA
- a CDS encoding Guanylate kinase, putative (Similar to TIGR gene model, INSD accession AAW43183.1), producing MSRPINPDVVNRPLVICGPSGTGKSTLLKTLFENQPNTFGFSVSHTTRKPRPGEENGREYHFVTKEEFMEGVGRGEFLEWAEFGGNCYGTTFAALSALHPRRCILDIELQGVLQLKAKAPLQTPPLEPVFLFLSPPSISQLKSRLSGRGTETDSSIRKRLDAAKQELKYAKEGKYDVYVVNDDLKVAGEKLEKVAMGWEGWNTCGDVLPELNLAELD from the exons ATGTCAAGGCCCATCAACCCAGACGTCGTCAACCGC CCACTCGTTATTTGCGGCCCTTCTGGTACAGGGAAATCTACTCTTCTCAAGACTCTTTTTGAGAACCAGCCCAATACCTTTGGTTTTTCCGTCTCCCATACCACTCGAAAGCCTAGGCCCGGAGAGGAAAATGGTCGAGAATACCACTTCGTCACCAAGGAAGAGTTTATGGAGGGTGTTGGCAGGGGCGAATTTTTGGAATGGGCCGAATTCGGCGGCAACTG CTACGGAACCACCTTTGCTGCTTTGAGCGCCCTTCACCCCCGCCGATGCATTCTCGACATCGAACTGCAAGGTGTCCTTCAGCTAAAGGCCAAAGCCCCACTCCAGACCCCACCCCTTGAACCCGTgtttctcttcctttccccTCCTTCCATTTCTCAACTTAAATCCCGTTTGTCTGGGCGAGGTACCGAGACTGACTCCTCCATTCGAAAGAGGCTTGATGCCGCCAAGCAGGAGCTGAAATACGCGAAGGAGGGCAAATATGACGTTTACGTCGTCAACGATGATCTAAAGGTGGCTGGCGAAAAGCTTGAGAAAGTTGCGATGGGTTGGGAAGGTTGGAACACTTGCGGTGATGTCCTGCCAGAGTTGAACTTGGCTGAACTTGACTAA
- a CDS encoding ATP (GTP)-binding protein, putative (Similar to TIGR gene model, INSD accession AAW43108.1), which translates to MSAAATSEAGPSSTNPPAAEGKKQPVVILCIGMAGSGKTTLMQRLNSHLHSKNTPPYILNLDPAVSHMPYSANIDIRDTVDYKEVMKQYKLGPNGGILTALNLFTTKFDQVLGYVEKRAETVDYILVDTPGQIEIFTWSASGAIITDAIASSLPTVVAYIVDTPRTTSPVTFMSNMLYACSILYKTKLPFIIVFNKTDVQPHEFALEWMTDFEKYQEALNDKSRDEHGEGSYVNSLMSSMNLVLEEFYNNLRAVGVSAMTGEGMKAFFSAVEEARKEYETDYKPELDRLAAERAAQTEANKKAQLERLMRDMSVSDSSRSGPGGNPFGPHARNDREDRYYDDEGGASDIDEEEQEAVRRQMEEEEEDAEAEELGKLDVEEPEIGALASGAAAAANRGVTWPAPR; encoded by the exons ATGTCCGCCGCTGCCACGTCCGAAGCTGGGCCTTCCAGCACCAATCCCCCTGCCGCCGAGGGCAAGAAGCAGCCTGTCGTCATCCTCTGTATTGGCATGGCAGGATCG GGTAAAACAACTCTTATGCAACGCCTCAATTCTCATCTCCACTCCAAGAACACCCCTCCGTATATCCTCAATCTTGACCCCGCCGTATCACATATGCCTTACTCAGCGAACATTGACATCCGGGATACGGTCGATTACAAAGAAGTCATGAAGCAGTACAAGCTCGGGCCAAACGGTGGTATATTGACAGCACTGAATCTGTTTACCACGAAATTTGATCAGGTATTGGGTTATGTAGAGAAGCGGGCGGAGACCGTTGA CTACATTCTTGTAGACACCCCAGGACAGATCGAAATTTTCACCTGGTCCGCTTCTGGTGCTATCATAACGGATGCTATCgcctcttctcttcccacCGTCGTTGCCTACATTGTCGATACACCGCGAACTACGTCCCCTGTTACTTTTATGAGTAACATGCTTTACGCTTGTTCTATACTGTACAAAACGAAATTACCGTTCATTATAGTATTCAACAAAACTGACGTGCAACCTCATGAGTTTGCCTTGGAGTGGATGACAGACTTCGAAAAATATCAAGAGGCATTGAACGATAAGAGCAGAGACGAGCATGGAGAAGGAAGTTATGTCAACAGCCTAATGTCGAGTATGAATCTAGTCCTGGAGGAGTTCTATAACAATTTGAGG GCGGTGGGTGTGAGCGCGATGACTGGAGAGGGTATGAAGGCATTTTTCAGTGCAGTAGAAGAGGCGAGAAAGGAATACGAGAC CGACTACAAACCTGAGCTAGATCGTCTAGCAGCTGAGCGGGCCGCACAGACCGAAGCAAACAAAAAAGCTCAGCTTGAACGTCTTATGCGGGATATGAGCGTCTCAGACTCTTCTCGCTCCGGACCTGGTGGTAACCCCTTTGGTCCTCATGCCCGCAATGACCGCGAAGACCGATACTATGATGACGAGGGCGGAGCGAGTGACATCGATGAGGAGGAGCAAGAAGCTGTCAGGAGACAaatggaggaagaagaagaagatgcaGAAGCGGAAGAATTGGGCAAGTTAGATGTAGAAGAACCAGAAATTGGAGCCTTAGCAAGTGgagctgctgctgctgcgAATCGGGGCGTGACATGGCCTGCGCCGAGATAG
- a CDS encoding Bud site selection-related protein, putative (Similar to TIGR gene model, INSD accession AAW43110.1), whose product MAENNEKITAEATTSKHERRTSGTRHLKLSRLPTLQEVLDRRTRPPLDLFCFYIFLQRELSEDALDFWLDVQQHENLCKAYFKDLRRAGRSIQDEWPEFAEYARANGTHFAPLLSLPSEPPSPNPASSNIGSHIASPATGTTDFDFSRPSVLDTRVRRDTESHGRPAQHLTLSPTPINIQGQGGEQRQNDRQSTAPNQEMSLKGKRKSKAPTVIARDRAIEKNALLESAERIFYRYLFDGGEREIYLPPSLRVYDFPESISGDVSPLIPDLFHAQKVYVFKALEQDAFPRFLRAKAFANLTPLGSIVRLVAGLLCLWGAFVLAFSLIFLDYKPRLTRLWLIFPFLFAFLLLLSSYYSLSPLLFACNVSETTPFHFIRVREQYVRKLIAIRAGIIVGASMLLTAIFVVIFTVVPGHRL is encoded by the exons ATGGCAGAAAACAACGAGAAGATAACTGCCGAGGCCACAACATCAAAACACGAGCGCCGAACTTCTGGTACACGTCATTTGAAGCTCAGCCGTTTGCCCACCCTACAGGAGGTGCTTGACAGAAGAACTAGACCACCTCTGGACTTATTTTGCTTTTAT ATTTTTTTGCAAAGAGAACTTTCTGAAGATGCGCTGGATTTTTGGCTGGATGTGCAACAGCATGAGAACTTGTGCAAAGCATACTTCAAG GACCTCCGTCGCGCAGGCCGTTCAATACAAGATGAATGGCCTGAATTCGCGGAATACGCACGGGCGAATGGTACTCATTTTGCTCCTCTCCTGTCGCTCCCCTCGGAACCTCCTTCGCCCAACCCTGCCTCTTCGAACATCGGCTCCCATATTGCATCACCTGCAACCGGTACCACGGATTTTGATTTTTCTCGCCCCTCTGTTCTTGACACACGAGTGAGACGGGATACAGAATCACATGGTAGGCCTGCGCAACACTTGACTTTGTCCCCGACGCCGATAAATATCCAAGGTCAGGGAGGAGAACAGAGGCAAAATGATCGACAAAGTACTGCACCAAACCAGGAGATGAGTTTGAAGGGTAAGAGAAAAAGCAAAGCACCTACTGTGATCGCAAGGGATAGGGCTATTGAAAAAAATGCGTTACTGGAAAGTGCAGAGAGGATATTTTACAGATATCTGTTCGACGGTGGGGAGAGGGAGATCTATCTACC ACCATCTTTGAGAGTATACGACTTTCCCGAATCCATCAGCGGGGACGTATCCCCTCTCATTCCTGACCTTTTCCATGCTCAAAAAGTCTACGTCTTCAAGGCCCTTGAACAAGATGCTTTCCCTCGGTTCCTGCGAGCTAAGGCCTTTGCCAATCTTACTCCCCTGGGAAGCATTGTTAGATTAGTCGCTGGCCTATTGTGCCTCTGGGGGGCGTTTGTTTTGGCGTTTTCGTTGATTTTCTTGGATTATAAGCCACGCTTGACGCGACTATGG CTCATCTTCCCATTCCTTTTCGcgtttcttcttcttctctcatcATACTACTCTCTCTCACCTCTACTATTCGCCTGCAATGTCTCCGAAACTACTCCTTTCCACTTTATTCGAGTTCGTGAACAATACGTTCGCAAGCTCATCGCCATCCGAGCTGGCATCATTGTCGGAGCATCGATGCTTTTGACGGCCATATTTGTTGTTATATTTACTGTCGTCCCCGGTCACAGACTGTAA
- a CDS encoding Hypothetical Protein (Similar to TIGR gene model, INSD accession AAW43181.1): protein MAAPPPEVYLAEGFDPSTLRVPQLRSVLLAHGRGYPSRFTKAELIQEFVTHIASQAPNLRSAAANVQPSNEGIISVSDNGDETPAIPVKRPRKSRRAAAEPELTPANEAEPEMVIKVEPDHREPPIKKPRPKSKSVVVEIEQSPAKKSRVGKQPTIQVENVDRGAEARLKVEPAVELPTPSRRTTRGRASVTPGPSTFAINAQSSSLGTEELRTPIAARTVSQPHCTRRRESMTKITDHVQKENKKEDEMPEQMSKARASRRSDGEQSSFSDFNPFQSGSEDAAERERRRRKSSIGLGSSNKFKVAKPRSSEPAPAHVTTPPGILRRVGPSRDNIRTPLSDGKRATQSGSDLDAAVAYNQEVQEKLNQISAVRPHDERDETKITIHSSISSFHPPKSFVKRVNDQINQNVPAPRATLPLSVLFLLLLTFISNFQKQSSSIGFCDTGSNTNEITLHRQASRSEAEVCLLDKAKLDMVDKDAATKVICDTTNLPLIPFLPVPISCTACPPHAQCLHGEIVSCAPEYKLVAHPLSFFAPLANGFPGIGPHPFPPACKPDTAKRRMIGTLAKAVEKSLAQHRGDIVCQTLSLDQGKVERYGVDEEVLRERFSGQKNSKLGREAFDELFSAAIKDLVEHEDLVVFIDVENDKTSYAATRTELTLACRAKLEVTDLLHRWKSQLGSTAAVLLAIAYIRSEVNRRKQEKYRAEELVQVALKRLQDQEQLHYTDPVTNPQPFIPRDQLRDLVMPHTGSAASRLRLWTRVLDMIEHNANVAVRDQELKGEIWKTWEWAGIGERHVTWEQ from the exons ATGGCAGCGCCACCGCCAGAGGTTTACCTTGCAGAAGGCTTCGACCCCAGCACCCTCAGA GTGCCTCAGCTTCG ATCTGTCTTACTCGCTCATGGAAGGGGCTATCCTTCCCGCTTTACGAAGGCTGAACTCATTCAAGAATTCGTAACCCATATCGCCAGCCAGGCCCCC AATCTTCGTTCAGCTGCGGCAAACGTGCAACCGTCAAATGAGGGCATTATATCTGTCTCGGACAATGGTGACGAGACGCCTGCCATTCCAGTCAAACGACCCCGCAAATCGCGACGAGCCGCTGCCGAGCCAGAATTAACGCCGGCAAATGAAGCGGAACCTGAGATGGTTATTAAAGTGGAGCCTGACCATCGCGAGCCTCCGATTAAGAAACCACGCCCTAAATCAAAGAGCGTTGTAGTTGAGATTGAGCAATCTCCGGCAAAGAAATCGAGAGTGGGGAAGCAACCGACCATTCAGGTCGAAAATGTTGATCGGGGAGCAGAAGCACGGCTCAAAGTTGAGCCTGCAGTCGAACTGCCGACTCCC TCCCGCCGAACAACCCGTGGCCGTGCCTCTGTGACTCCCGGCCCATCCACCTTTGCCATTAACGCCCAATCGTCGTCTTTAGGAACAGAGGAACTTCGGACCCCTATTGCGGCTCGCACTGTATCTCAACCTCATTGCACCAGGAGACGTGAGTCAATGACCAAAATTACGGATCACGTCCAGAAAGAAAacaaaaaggaagatgagatgcCAGAGCAAATGAGCAAAGCCAGAGCATCAAGGAGGTCTGATGGGGAACAATCTAGCTTTTCAGACTTCAACCCTTTTCAGAGCGGGAGTGAGGATGCCGCCGAACGTGAAAGGCGCCGAAGAAAA TCCTCCATCGGTCTCGGATCATCTAACAAATTCAAGGTCGCAAAACCTCGATCATCCGAACCAGCTCCAGCTCATGTCACAACACCACCTGGAATCCTTCGCCGAGTAGGCCCGAGTAGGGATAACATCCGCACTCCCCTCTCTGACGGCAAACGTGCCACGCAATCTGGCTCAGATTTAGACGCTGCGGTGGCGTATAACCAAGAAGTTCAGGAGAAACTCAACCAGATCTCGGCCGTTCGTCCTCATGATGAAAGAGACGAGACTAAGATCACCATACATTCATCCATCAGCTCTTTCCACCCTCCAAAATCTTTCGTTAAACGCGTCAATGACCAAATCAATCAAAACGTCCCCGCGCCTCGAGCAACTCTACCACTCTCCgttcttttccttctcctcctcacTTTCATATCCAACTTCCAAAAGCAATCTTCATCCATAGGCTTCTGCGATACTGGCTCAAATACCAATGAGATAACTCTTCATCGTCAAGCATCTCGCTCAGAAGCCGAAGTGTGTCTACTCGATAAAGCCAAACTCGACATGGTTGATAAGGATGCAGCCACGAAAGTCATATGCGACACAACAAATCTACCCCTTATTCCTTTCTTGCCCGTTCCTATAAGCTGCACAGCCTGCCCCCCTCATGCCCAATGCTTACATGGTGAAATTGTCTCATGTGCTCCAGAATACAAACTTGTGGCACATCCCCTGTCCTTTTTTGCGCCCCTAGCAAACGGCTTTCCTGGCATTGGCCCCCACCCTTTTCCTCCTGCCTGCAAGCCTGATACGGCGAAAAGACGCATGATTGGGACGCTTGCAAAAGCTGTGGAGAAGAGTCTTGCTCAACATAGAGGCGATATCGTCTGTCAAACTTTGAGTCTCGATCAAGGCAAAGTGGAAAGATATGGTGTGGATGAGGAAGTCCTGAGAGAAAGGTTTAGCGGGCAGAAAAACTCTAAGTTGGGACGCGAGGCTTTCGACGAGCTGTTTTCTGCGGCCATCAAGGACTTGGTAGAGCATGAGGATCTAGTTGTATTCATCGACGTTGA AAATGACAAGACCAGCTATGCTGCCACTAGGACAGAGCTCACCCTAGCCTGTCGGGCGAAACTCGAAGTTACTGATCTGCTACACAGATGGAAGAGCCAGCTCGGTT CTACTGCTGCCGTCCTCTTAGCGATTGCGTATATTCGCTCTGAAGTAAATCGCAGGAAGCAAGAAAAGTACCGTGCCGAGGAATTGGTACAAGTCGCCTTGAAACGCCTGCAAGATCAAGAACAATTACATTACACTGATCCCGTGACCAACCCTCAACCTTTTATCCCGCGTGATCAACTACGCGACCTCGTTATGCCCCATACGGGTTCGGCTGCTTCTCGCTTGAGGCTGTGGACCAGAGTACTGGATATGATAGAACACAATGCGAACGTGGCAGTCAGGGATCAGGAATTGAAGGGAGAAATTTGGAAGACTTGGGAATGGGCAGGGATCGGAGAGAGACATGTTACTTGGGAGCAATAA